A single window of Nematostella vectensis chromosome 4, jaNemVect1.1, whole genome shotgun sequence DNA harbors:
- the LOC125561902 gene encoding processed variable antigen-like: MGVGETSESMGVGKTSEFMGVGETSESMGVGETSESMGVGETSESMGVGETSEFIGVGETSESMVVGETSESMGVGETSESMGVGETSESMGVGETSEFMGVGETSESMVVGETSESMGVGETSKSIGVGETSESMGVGETSESMGVGETSEFMGVGETSESMGVGETSESMGVGETSEYGGRGDE, encoded by the coding sequence atgggggtaggggagacaAGTGAGTCTATGGGGGTAGGAAAGACAAGTGAGtttatgggggtaggggagacaAGTGAGtctatgggggtaggggagacaAGTGAGtctatgggggtaggggagacgAGTGAGtctatgggggtaggggagacgAGTGAGTTTATTGGGGTAGGGGAGACAAGTGAGTCTATGGTGGTGGGGGAGACGAGTGAGtctatgggggtaggggagacaAGTGAGtctatgggggtaggggagacgAGTGAGTCTATGGGGGTTGGGGAGACGAGTGAGtttatgggggtaggggagacaAGTGAGTCTATGGTGGTGGGGGAGACAAGTGAGtctatgggggtaggggagacaAGTAAGTCTATAGGGGTAGGGGAGACGAGTGAGtctatgggggtaggggagacgAGTGAGtctatgggggtaggggagacaAGTGAGtttatgggggtaggggagacgAGTGAGTCTATGGGAGTAGGGGAGACAAGTGAGtctatgggggtaggggagacgAGTGAgtatgggggtaggggagacgAGTGA
- the LOC5511334 gene encoding RILP-like protein 1 isoform X1 — protein sequence MALDLSTADVYEQASVIGQDIEKIIDQYGHEAVLDLMPKVVRVLEELEILVSERENEKLEFAELKMENERLYLEIKKEASQRRKLDEELYSTQIDGEANNLKTMVAKLKEENKKLRMEYQASMNEKLTATYVSAPGDAEVMRRMKETIDSQREAIRLRNTEIDNQRSDIDAMEEQIDRLTNINESLRRNLSAKQTRIRMLAKEKAELQAEFKAFKLDLGKENIGLSESEELTGDIHDSYEQEDDGNELTELHQRNNSHKEEENNNGTHEKVASEVHEWEILENGENEEKVEWEEGRMDKSAPLDPNRPRYTKAELQEILNERNQLKEEVFFLKDELAYYRPKNEDEEQTPTAKSPKTSKKPSRREESGISKIFSIFNRK from the exons ATGGCTCTAGATTTAAGCACTGCGGATGTGTATGAGCAGGCTTCAGTCATCGGGCAGGACATCGAGAAAATAATCGATCAGTATGGCCATGAAGCAGTGCTGGATTTAATGCCGAAGGTCGTCAGGGTTCTCGAAGAACTAGAAATTCTCGTCAGCGAGAGAGAGAACGAAAAACTCGAGTTTGCTGAGTTGAAGATGGAAAATGAGAGATTGTatttggaaataaaaaaagaggcAAGCCAACGCCGAAAACTAGATGAG GAATTGTACAGTACTCAAATTGATGGGGAGGCAAACAATCTGAAGACAATGGTTGCCAAGCTGAAAGAAGAGAATAAGAAGCTCAGAATGGAATACCAGGCCTCGATGAACGAGAAGCTGA CAGCCACCTATGTGAGTGCACCAGGTGATGCAGAGGTGATGAGAAGAATGAAGGAGACAATCGACTCCCAGCGGGAAGCCATACGGCTCAGAAACACTGAGATTGACAATCAACGGTCCGACATAGATGCT ATGGAAGAACAAATTGACAGACTGACCAACATTAATGAATCTTTGAGGAGGAATCTTTCTGCAAAGCAAACAAGAATCCGAATGTTAGCAAAAGAGAAAGCAGAGTTGCAGGCAGAATTTAAGGCTTTTAAATTAGACCTTGGCAAAGAAAACATTGGATTATCAGAAAGTGAGGAATTAACAGGGGATATACATGACAGTTATGAACAAGAAGATGATGGAAATGAACTGACTGAACTGCATCAAAGAAATAATAGCCAtaaggaagaagaaaataataatggaACACATGAAAAGGTTGCGTCTGAAGTGCATGAATGGGAAATTTTAGAAAATGgagaaaatgaagaaaaagtaGAGTGGGAAGAAGGCAGGATGGATAAATCAGCTCCTTTAGATCCAAACAGACCGAGATACACAAAGGCAGAGTTGCAAGAAATTCTAAACGAAAGAAATCAACTCAAAGAGGAAGTGTTCTTCTTGAAGGATGAGCTTGCATACTATAGACCTAA AAATGAGGACGAGGAACAAACACCAACAGCAAAAAGcccaaagacaagcaagaaacCCTCCAGACGGGAAGAATCGGGAATATCCAAAAT ATTTAGCATATTCAATCGGAAGTAG
- the LOC5511334 gene encoding RILP-like protein 1 isoform X2 gives MALDLSTADVYEQASVIGQDIEKIIDQYGHEAVLDLMPKVVRVLEELEILVSERENEKLEFAELKMENERLYLEIKKEASQRRKLDEELYSTQIDGEANNLKTMVAKLKEENKKLRMEYQASMNEKLTTYVSAPGDAEVMRRMKETIDSQREAIRLRNTEIDNQRSDIDAMEEQIDRLTNINESLRRNLSAKQTRIRMLAKEKAELQAEFKAFKLDLGKENIGLSESEELTGDIHDSYEQEDDGNELTELHQRNNSHKEEENNNGTHEKVASEVHEWEILENGENEEKVEWEEGRMDKSAPLDPNRPRYTKAELQEILNERNQLKEEVFFLKDELAYYRPKNEDEEQTPTAKSPKTSKKPSRREESGISKIFSIFNRK, from the exons ATGGCTCTAGATTTAAGCACTGCGGATGTGTATGAGCAGGCTTCAGTCATCGGGCAGGACATCGAGAAAATAATCGATCAGTATGGCCATGAAGCAGTGCTGGATTTAATGCCGAAGGTCGTCAGGGTTCTCGAAGAACTAGAAATTCTCGTCAGCGAGAGAGAGAACGAAAAACTCGAGTTTGCTGAGTTGAAGATGGAAAATGAGAGATTGTatttggaaataaaaaaagaggcAAGCCAACGCCGAAAACTAGATGAG GAATTGTACAGTACTCAAATTGATGGGGAGGCAAACAATCTGAAGACAATGGTTGCCAAGCTGAAAGAAGAGAATAAGAAGCTCAGAATGGAATACCAGGCCTCGATGAACGAGAAGCTGA CCACCTATGTGAGTGCACCAGGTGATGCAGAGGTGATGAGAAGAATGAAGGAGACAATCGACTCCCAGCGGGAAGCCATACGGCTCAGAAACACTGAGATTGACAATCAACGGTCCGACATAGATGCT ATGGAAGAACAAATTGACAGACTGACCAACATTAATGAATCTTTGAGGAGGAATCTTTCTGCAAAGCAAACAAGAATCCGAATGTTAGCAAAAGAGAAAGCAGAGTTGCAGGCAGAATTTAAGGCTTTTAAATTAGACCTTGGCAAAGAAAACATTGGATTATCAGAAAGTGAGGAATTAACAGGGGATATACATGACAGTTATGAACAAGAAGATGATGGAAATGAACTGACTGAACTGCATCAAAGAAATAATAGCCAtaaggaagaagaaaataataatggaACACATGAAAAGGTTGCGTCTGAAGTGCATGAATGGGAAATTTTAGAAAATGgagaaaatgaagaaaaagtaGAGTGGGAAGAAGGCAGGATGGATAAATCAGCTCCTTTAGATCCAAACAGACCGAGATACACAAAGGCAGAGTTGCAAGAAATTCTAAACGAAAGAAATCAACTCAAAGAGGAAGTGTTCTTCTTGAAGGATGAGCTTGCATACTATAGACCTAA AAATGAGGACGAGGAACAAACACCAACAGCAAAAAGcccaaagacaagcaagaaacCCTCCAGACGGGAAGAATCGGGAATATCCAAAAT ATTTAGCATATTCAATCGGAAGTAG